The following are from one region of the Phormidium sp. PBR-2020 genome:
- a CDS encoding peroxiredoxin, translating into MTLAVGSTAPDFTAKDTNGDTITLSQFKGKTVVLYFYPKDDTPGCTKEAQGFRDAYAEIQGKDMVVLGVSMDDEASHKQFTEKYGLPFQLVADPDGTVTRAYDVEGGGYSKRVTYIIDGDGKIIQVFDKVDTANHAKDILSSVA; encoded by the coding sequence ATGACTCTCGCTGTTGGCTCCACTGCCCCCGACTTCACCGCCAAAGACACCAACGGAGACACCATTACCCTGTCTCAGTTCAAAGGTAAAACCGTAGTGCTGTACTTCTACCCCAAAGATGACACCCCTGGTTGCACCAAAGAAGCCCAAGGGTTCCGCGATGCCTATGCCGAAATCCAAGGCAAAGATATGGTGGTCTTAGGGGTGAGCATGGATGACGAAGCCTCTCACAAGCAATTCACCGAGAAATATGGCCTCCCCTTCCAACTGGTGGCTGATCCCGATGGAACCGTGACTCGCGCCTATGATGTCGAGGGCGGCGGCTATTCCAAGCGCGTCACCTACATCATTGACGGTGACGGCAAAATCATCCAAGTCTTTGATAAAGTCGATACCGCAAACCACGCCAAAGACATCCTCAGCAGTGTTGCCTAG